One genomic segment of Schistosoma haematobium chromosome 6, whole genome shotgun sequence includes these proteins:
- a CDS encoding hypothetical protein (EggNog:ENOG41032JH~COG:K) gives MNTTGSLNPTIPNQNDILHTNLLYRRDLLDYLLNYMINNNRMDILCSNSFIMDSLLNVNSQLNHNTVLHNSQFYSNLISYLFPMDLNANILQQRQNTQIQNWINDWLVNNNHSNNDNNNNNNNNNNNNNNSNNNISDPTLIYLRVATQCILRYLLTTNHYQQTLYLNSLLHSNYSSTLTTYNTTNQNNILFQSNKNTLESNYIINENSSITRIKRYKCTYPNCTKAYYKRSHLNEHYHLHTGAKPHLCNQPGCSARFTRADQLSRHRRAHTGERNFRCNVCLKRFKRSDHLKVHLTRNVCTKFNL, from the coding sequence ATGAATACCACTGGATCGTTAAATCCTACAATTCCAAATCAAAATGATATTCTTCATACAAATTTATTGTATAGAAGGGATTtacttgattatttattaaattatatgataaataataatcgaATGGATATTTTATGCTCAAACTCATTTATTATGGATTCTTTGTTAAATGTCAATTCACAATTAAATCATAATACTGTATTACATAATAGtcaattttattcaaatttaatcTCTTATTTATTTCCTATGGATTTAAATGCTAATATATTACAACAACGTCAAAATACCCAGATACAAAATTGGATTAATGATTGGttagttaataataatcatagcaataatgataataataataataataataataataataataataataataatagtaataataatatttcggATCCAACATTAATATACCTTAGAGTAGCTACTCAATGTATTCTACGCTACCTATTAACAACAAATCATTATCAACAAACTTTATATTTGAATTCTCTTCTTCATTCTAATTATTCATCAACATTGACTACATATAATACAACTAATCAGaataatatattatttcaatcaaataaaaatacattagaatctaattatataataaatgaaaattcatcTATTACACGTATAAAACGTTATAAGTGTACTTATCCAAATTGTACAAAAGCATATTATAAAAGATCTCATTTAAATGAACATTATCATTTACATACTGGTGCTAAACCACATTTATGTAATCAACCTGGTTGTAGTGCAAGATTTACACGTGCTGATCAATTATCACGTCATAGACGTGCACATACTGGTGAACGTAATTTTCGTTGTAATGTTTGTTTAAAACGTTTTAAACGTAGTGATCATTTAAAGGTACATTTAACTAGGAATGTATGtacaaaatttaatttataa